One window of the Eucalyptus grandis isolate ANBG69807.140 chromosome 6, ASM1654582v1, whole genome shotgun sequence genome contains the following:
- the LOC104447906 gene encoding origin of replication complex subunit 2: MAAADGVDEGGEEEFGFSRNYFLAKESRGAGKKSACKVSDIDVVDEQELVAAMSEIKPKHEKEIAALRDGYRGSYSQWVFELRCGFGMLFYGFGSKKALLEDFASTALTDYSVVVVNGYLPSINIKQVVLGLAQVLWDLLKTKRKTPAASMSKMKEPSGSQSLDELILFLNGPWVEEKDLFICVVVHNIDGPGLRDSDTQQCLARVTACSHTRIIASIDHVNAPLLWDKKMVDTQFNWYWHHTPTFEPYKYEGMFFPLILAHGNTTQSAKTATIVLQSLTPNAQSVFRVLAEHQMAHPNEEGMPISSLYSTCRERFLVSSQVTLNSHLTEFKDHELVKMRKNPEGEDCLHIPLPTEALEKLLKDIA; encoded by the exons ATGGCGGCGGCCGACGGCGTCGACGAGGGAGGGGAAGAGGAGTTCGGGTTCTCGAGGAATTACTTCCTCGCCAAGGAATCGCGCGGCGCCGGCAAGAAGTCCGCCTGCAAGGTCTCCGACATCGACGTCGTCGACGAACAG GAACTCGTGGCGGCGATGTCCGAGATTAAACCTAAGCACGAAAAGGAGATCGCAGCTCTGAGAGACGGGTACAGAGGCTCGTACTCGCAGTGGGTTTTCGAGCTCAG GTGTGGATTTGGGATGTTGTTTTATGGTTTCGGATCTAAGAAAGCGTTGCTGGAAGATTTCGCTTCCACGGCGTTGACCGATTATTCAGTTGTTGTCGTCAATGGCTACCTTCCGTCGATCAACATAAAGCAG GTCGTGCTTGGCTTGGCTCAAGTGCTGTGGGATCTTTTGAAGACCAAGCGAAAAACCCCTGCAGCAAGCATGTCTAAGATGAAAGAACCATCCGGCTCTCAATCCTTGGATGAGCTTATTTTGTTCCTGAATGGGCCGTGGGTGGAGGAGAAGGATCTTTTCATTTGCGTCGTCGTTCATAACATCGATGGGCCTGGATTGAGGGACTCAGACACTCAACAGTGCCTTGCGCGCGTCACTGCTTGTTCTCATACTCGCATCATTGCTTCCATTGACCATGTCAATGCGCCTCTCT TGTGGGACAAGAAGATGGTTGACACACAGTTCAACTGGTATTGGCATCACACTCCTACCTTTGAACCGTACAAGTATGAAGGAATGTTCTTCCCATTGATTCTCGCTCATGGCAATACTACCCAGAGTGCCAAAACAGCTACAATCGTCTTGCAGAGTTTGACGCCAAATGCCCAGAGTGTCTTCAGAGTACTGGCAGAACATCAAATGGCTCATCCTAATGAAGAAG GGATGCCAATTAGCAGCTTATACTCGACATGCCGAGAGCGTTTTCTGGTGAGTAGTCAGGTGACACTGAACTCACACTTGACAGAATTCAAGGACCACGAGTTGGTCAAGATGAGAAAAAACCCGGAGGGAGAGGACTGCTTGCACATCCCTCTGCCAACCGAGGCACTTGAGAAATTGCTGAAGGACATTGCATAG